A genome region from Baekduia alba includes the following:
- a CDS encoding substrate-binding domain-containing protein translates to MRALGWTVTLAASAALAAGCGASSSGGSGGGSGATGAKVPAFAANFAPPASGCGAFAAKTPADPDGVIAALPKAQQDALGGYADYQGSTVKVVKSRWATWKPNGSGPYRVAVSWGQLVSDFQVQTVDQLKQQLKATKGVGQVDVRTTGSNLDIAQQLQQYNALVQTKPDIILLETPSPDSFDGPVQKAAAAGIPTVTLLSPVPVDGAVNVDSNNYLGAGQTASYLTKVLGGKGNVVLVRALATASIDSQVATAWKRVLAGCPQMKVAGEVFGAFSEAQAKSETLKWLSTHPQKLDGITAMPGESSGALQAFKQVGRAVPPAAEIGMDKGFLGYWRANDASYDASSTSLTPVSAGRATAEIIGRMLAGEGVKLNTIVGETPLITDANLGDWADKSWTLQTPGTVSGNPDDFLPAKDLDAFFTTTSKGQ, encoded by the coding sequence ATGAGGGCCTTGGGTTGGACCGTGACGCTCGCGGCGTCGGCGGCCTTGGCCGCCGGCTGCGGCGCGAGCAGCAGCGGCGGCAGTGGCGGGGGATCTGGGGCGACCGGCGCGAAGGTGCCCGCGTTCGCCGCCAACTTCGCTCCGCCCGCGTCAGGGTGCGGAGCGTTCGCCGCCAAGACGCCGGCCGATCCGGACGGCGTGATCGCGGCGCTGCCCAAGGCCCAGCAGGACGCGCTCGGCGGCTACGCCGACTACCAGGGCTCGACGGTCAAGGTCGTCAAGAGCCGCTGGGCCACGTGGAAGCCCAACGGCTCGGGGCCCTACCGCGTCGCGGTCTCCTGGGGGCAGCTCGTCAGCGACTTCCAGGTCCAGACCGTCGACCAGCTCAAGCAGCAGTTGAAGGCGACCAAGGGCGTCGGCCAGGTCGACGTCCGCACGACGGGCAGCAACCTGGACATCGCCCAGCAGCTGCAGCAGTACAACGCGCTCGTCCAGACCAAGCCGGACATCATCCTGCTCGAGACGCCGTCGCCGGACTCGTTCGACGGCCCCGTGCAGAAGGCCGCGGCGGCGGGCATCCCGACGGTCACCCTCCTGTCCCCCGTGCCCGTCGACGGCGCGGTCAACGTCGACAGCAACAACTACCTCGGCGCCGGCCAGACGGCCTCGTACCTCACCAAGGTGCTGGGCGGCAAGGGCAACGTCGTGCTGGTGCGCGCGCTGGCGACCGCCTCGATCGACAGCCAGGTCGCCACCGCGTGGAAGCGCGTGCTGGCCGGCTGTCCCCAGATGAAGGTCGCCGGCGAGGTGTTCGGCGCCTTCTCCGAGGCCCAGGCGAAGTCCGAGACCCTCAAGTGGCTGAGCACCCACCCGCAGAAGCTCGACGGCATCACGGCGATGCCGGGCGAGAGCTCCGGCGCCCTCCAGGCGTTCAAGCAGGTCGGTCGCGCGGTGCCGCCGGCGGCGGAGATCGGCATGGACAAGGGCTTCCTCGGCTACTGGCGCGCCAACGACGCGTCCTACGACGCGTCGTCGACGTCGCTGACGCCCGTCTCCGCCGGCCGCGCGACGGCCGAGATCATCGGGCGGATGCTCGCCGGCGAGGGCGTGAAGCTCAACACGATCGTCGGCGAGACGCCGCTCATCACCGACGCCAACCTGGGCGACTGGGCGGACAAGAGCTGGACGCTGCAGACGCCCGGGACGGTCTCCGGCAACCCCGACGACTTCCTTCCCGCGAAGGACCTCGACGCGTTCTTCACCACGACCAGCAAGGGGCAGTAG
- a CDS encoding TetR/AcrR family transcriptional regulator, whose amino-acid sequence MARPAQGAFTDSALRPPQQNRSRASLDRVLQAGQELLVEKGFDGFTVQEVSKRAKVSIGSIYARAPNKDALVFAVYDYAVSELRDERQAFDDPTRWEGLSFDELVRAAVRETAETMFRHEAVLRVIMTRAAIDGGVRERGAAQIYDVARQWEELILTRRDEIAHADPALAVEIAFRMFYAALVRRISFGPDFGTYTQIDGDETLIEEMGAAATAYLTAPSAAASKPKPAARKPARRRAKAA is encoded by the coding sequence ATGGCACGGCCCGCCCAAGGCGCTTTCACCGACAGCGCGCTTCGTCCCCCGCAGCAGAATCGCAGCCGCGCGTCGCTCGACCGGGTGCTTCAAGCGGGGCAGGAGCTGTTGGTGGAGAAGGGTTTTGACGGCTTCACCGTCCAGGAGGTGAGCAAGCGCGCCAAGGTGTCGATCGGCTCGATCTACGCCCGCGCTCCGAACAAGGACGCGCTCGTCTTCGCCGTCTATGACTACGCGGTCTCAGAGCTTCGCGACGAGCGCCAGGCCTTCGACGACCCCACGCGCTGGGAGGGCCTGAGCTTCGACGAGCTCGTGCGCGCCGCCGTGCGCGAGACCGCCGAGACGATGTTCCGCCACGAGGCCGTGCTTCGGGTCATCATGACCCGCGCCGCGATCGACGGTGGGGTGCGGGAGCGTGGCGCCGCGCAGATCTACGACGTCGCACGGCAGTGGGAGGAGCTCATCCTGACCCGGCGCGACGAGATCGCCCACGCCGATCCCGCGCTCGCGGTCGAGATCGCGTTCCGCATGTTCTACGCCGCGCTCGTCCGGCGGATCTCGTTCGGTCCCGACTTCGGCACCTACACGCAGATCGACGGCGACGAGACGCTCATCGAGGAGATGGGGGCCGCCGCCACGGCCTACCTGACCGCGCCGAGCGCTGCCGCGTCCAAGCCCAAGCCCGCGGCGCGCAAGCCGGCGCGACGTCGCGCCAAGGCCGCGTAG
- a CDS encoding ABC transporter permease — protein sequence MTTIISLQRRAPVLQLVALVALFIYGSATIAGFSAQTSLTSMLVLASLLGLAALGQTLVLILGGLDLSVPGHIVMGAILTSQLYGTEHVSAVGAIAVVVAIAAVLGALTGWICHHWRIQPLVVSLGIGSMAAGATVAWTQGKLNGQAPPFLTDLTSASGTTFGLAVPAVVVIWGVLAIVVAVVLHRTVAGRRFFATGANPRAAALARIDTKNVWIGVFSISAVCSALVGALLAGFAGADQTLGDPYLFSALTAVIVGGTTFMGARGDYTHTVVGALILTVLTTVLVGRGLQPADQQIIFGVLILLVVAGYGRDRRLQDRV from the coding sequence ATGACCACCATCATCTCGCTGCAGCGCCGCGCGCCGGTCCTCCAGCTCGTCGCCCTCGTCGCGCTGTTCATCTACGGCTCGGCGACCATCGCCGGCTTCAGCGCCCAGACCTCGCTGACGTCGATGCTCGTGCTGGCCTCGCTGCTCGGCCTGGCCGCGCTGGGCCAGACGCTCGTCCTGATCCTTGGGGGTCTCGACCTCTCCGTGCCCGGCCACATCGTGATGGGCGCGATCCTCACCAGCCAGCTCTACGGCACCGAGCACGTCTCGGCCGTCGGCGCGATCGCCGTGGTCGTGGCGATCGCCGCCGTCCTCGGCGCCCTCACCGGGTGGATCTGCCACCACTGGCGCATCCAACCGCTGGTCGTGTCGCTGGGCATCGGCTCGATGGCGGCCGGCGCGACCGTCGCGTGGACCCAGGGCAAGCTCAACGGCCAGGCCCCGCCGTTCCTGACCGACCTCACGTCGGCCTCGGGCACGACGTTCGGGCTCGCCGTCCCGGCCGTCGTGGTGATCTGGGGCGTCCTCGCGATCGTCGTCGCGGTCGTGCTGCACCGCACGGTCGCCGGCCGGCGGTTCTTCGCCACGGGCGCGAACCCGCGCGCGGCCGCCCTGGCGCGCATCGACACCAAGAACGTCTGGATCGGCGTGTTCTCCATCAGCGCCGTGTGCTCGGCGCTGGTCGGCGCGCTGCTGGCGGGCTTCGCCGGCGCCGACCAGACGCTCGGCGATCCCTACCTCTTCAGCGCGCTGACCGCCGTGATCGTCGGCGGGACGACCTTCATGGGCGCCCGCGGCGACTACACCCACACGGTGGTGGGCGCGCTGATCCTCACCGTCCTCACCACCGTGCTCGTCGGCCGCGGCCTCCAGCCCGCCGACCAGCAGATCATCTTCGGCGTGCTGATCCTCCTCGTCGTCGCGGGCTACGGCCGCGACCGGCGACTGCAGGACCGCGTCTGA